A window of Apium graveolens cultivar Ventura chromosome 8, ASM990537v1, whole genome shotgun sequence contains these coding sequences:
- the LOC141680004 gene encoding uncharacterized protein LOC141680004 yields the protein MATAEKEFQRLISRVDTKLWTLYTDGATNVNGTGLRLVLKSPQGDMIAHLICCDFKTTNNESEYEALIVGLVTAKDMKVRNIGVSCDSFLIVNHVNGSYEAKDPKIIIYLDITKRLTNYFDTFNIQQVPRENNVQDDALASLGAVSKGLNLNNISFIYITKPDVERLVHDIEMLALNQHDDNTNEDMDSWIQAYKDYLQLGVKPNINNEARILRMKASRFTIIDGELFKKYSIWLLQRLGVQIQKLCTKKLRTIGHYDVYTLTIPNFEPYDSTPNQP from the exons ATGGCGACAGCTGAAAAGGAGTTTCAACGACTCATTTCAAGGGTGGACACCAAACTATGGACATTGTATACTGATGGAGCCACGAATGTGAATGGAACGGGATTGAGGCTTGTACTCAAATCGCCACAAGGGGATATGATAGCACATTTAATATGCTGCGACTTCAAAACCACTAATAATGAATCTGAGTACGAAGCTCTGATTGTGGGGCTCGTGACTGCTAAGGACATGAAGGTCAGAAACATTGGTGTAAGCTGTGATTCGTTTTTAATTGTTAATCATGTCAACGGTTCCTATGAAGCTAAAGATCCCAAAATAATCATATACTTGGACATCACCAAAAGATTGACAAACTATTTTGACACTTTCAATATACAACAAGTTCCAAGGGAAAATAATGTACAAGATGATGCACTAGCTAGTCTGGGTGCTGTATCCAAAGGTCTCAACTTAAATAACATTTCATTTATTTATATCACGAAGCCTGATGTTGAAAGGTTGGTTCATGACATAGAGATGTTAGCTCTTAATCAACATGATGACAATACCAATGAGGACATGGATAGTTGGATTCAAGCATACAAAGATTACTTACAACTTGGAGTCAAACCCAATATCAACAATGAAGCTAGGATCCTTAGGATGAAGGCTTCAAGGTTCACAATCATTGATGGCGAGCTGTTCAAGAAATATTCTATATGGCTGCTTCaaagat TGGGTGTTCAGATCCAAAAATTATGCACAAAAAAGTTAAGGAcaatcggacattacgacgttTATACGTTAACAATTCCCAATTTTGAACCATACGATTCTACACCAAATCAACCATAA